One Urocitellus parryii isolate mUroPar1 chromosome 8, mUroPar1.hap1, whole genome shotgun sequence DNA window includes the following coding sequences:
- the LOC144256567 gene encoding MHC class I polypeptide-related sequence B-like isoform X2 translates to MSSLLSIGLCRVLLLLAATAFWAPLCAAAGSHSLRYNLKMRSQNHLVHRQFFAEGLLDDQPFLHYDSERDRAEPQALWAKTVLGAETWNTETQDLAGSGKNLRMTLADIISLQRQKEGSHSLQESWGCEMQKNNRTRGFWDFYYDEEPFLSFHPVTHSWTVHPSSAQTLAMEVKKHWKSDDSPSKAQWAHVQGTICGRLQRYLNSWIAFNKTIVSPVVTVTCGEALEDTINATCWAFGFYPWIISLTWLQDGEPLSQDTQQSGSLLPYGNGTYQTCVSTRIPQGQEQRFTCHVRHSGKESTGTVPCGGRQFQLQRVQLRSSQILNHQQMVKRNHNSTLQLASSFQGDAVEHICPEELEP, encoded by the exons ATGTCAAGTTTGCTCTCTATTGGGCTGTGTCGCGTCCTGCTGCTCCTGGCCGCAACTGCCTTTTGGGCACCCCTGTGTGCTGCCGCTG GGTCCCATAGTCTTCGTTATAACCTGAAAATGAGATCCCAGAACCATTTAGTGCACAGACAGTTCTTTGCTGAGGGTCTTTTGGATGATCAGCCCTTCCTGCACTATGACAGTGAGAGAGACAGGGCAGAGCCTCAGGCACTATGGGCAAAGACAGTCCTGGGAGCCGAGACCTGGAACACAGAGACCCAAGACTTGGCAGGGAGTGGGAAAAACCTCAGAATGACTCTGGCAGATATCATCAGTCTGCAGAGGCAGAAAGAAG GGTCTCATTCCCTCCAGGAGTCTTGGGGCTGTGAGATGCAAAAGAACAACCGCACCAGGGGCTTCTGGGATTTCTACTATGATGAGGagcccttcctctcctttcatCCTGTGACTCACAGCTGGACAGTGCACCCTTCCTCGGCTCAGACTTTGGCTATGGAAGTCAAGAAGCACTGGAAATCGGATGATAGTCCAAGCAAGGCTCAATGGGCCCATGTGCAAGGAACAATTTGTGGAAGACTCCAGAGATATCTGAACTCCTGGATAGCCTTCAATAAGACAATAG tgTCCCCAGTAGTGACTGTTACCTGTGGTGAGGCCTTGGAGGACACCATCAACGCCACATGTTGGGCTTTTGGTTTCTATCCCTGGATTATCTCTCTGACCTGGCTTCAGGATGGGGAACCCCTGAGCCAGGACACACAGCAGTCTGGGAGTCTCTTGCCATATGGGAATGGGACCTACCAGACCTGCGTGTCCACCAGGATTCCTCAAGGACAGGAGCAGAGATTTACCTGCCATGTGCGTCATAGTGGGAAAGAGAGCACTGGCACTGTGCCCTGTG GAGGGAGACAATTTCAGCTGCAGAGGGTTCAG CTCAGGAGCTCACAAATCCTGAATCATCAGCAGATGGTGAAGAGGAACCATAACAGCACCTTGCAGCTTGCATCAAGCTTCCAGGGTGATGCTGTGGAGCACATCTGCCCTGAAGAGTTGGAGCCCTAG
- the LOC144256567 gene encoding MHC class I polypeptide-related sequence B-like isoform X3 has product MGSHSLRYNLKMRSQNHLVHRQFFAEGLLDDQPFLHYDSERDRAEPQALWAKTVLGAETWNTETQDLAGSGKNLRMTLADIISLQRQKEGSHSLQESWGCEMQKNNRTRGFWDFYYDEEPFLSFHPVTHSWTVHPSSAQTLAMEVKKHWKSDDSPSKAQWAHVQGTICGRLQRYLNSWIAFNKTIVSPVVTVTCGEALEDTINATCWAFGFYPWIISLTWLQDGEPLSQDTQQSGSLLPYGNGTYQTCVSTRIPQGQEQRFTCHVRHSGKESTGTVPCGSTLLLQSRWRASLGVVAAVDAILLLLLLYVLWSNRRETISAAEGSAQELTNPESSADGEEEP; this is encoded by the exons GGTCCCATAGTCTTCGTTATAACCTGAAAATGAGATCCCAGAACCATTTAGTGCACAGACAGTTCTTTGCTGAGGGTCTTTTGGATGATCAGCCCTTCCTGCACTATGACAGTGAGAGAGACAGGGCAGAGCCTCAGGCACTATGGGCAAAGACAGTCCTGGGAGCCGAGACCTGGAACACAGAGACCCAAGACTTGGCAGGGAGTGGGAAAAACCTCAGAATGACTCTGGCAGATATCATCAGTCTGCAGAGGCAGAAAGAAG GGTCTCATTCCCTCCAGGAGTCTTGGGGCTGTGAGATGCAAAAGAACAACCGCACCAGGGGCTTCTGGGATTTCTACTATGATGAGGagcccttcctctcctttcatCCTGTGACTCACAGCTGGACAGTGCACCCTTCCTCGGCTCAGACTTTGGCTATGGAAGTCAAGAAGCACTGGAAATCGGATGATAGTCCAAGCAAGGCTCAATGGGCCCATGTGCAAGGAACAATTTGTGGAAGACTCCAGAGATATCTGAACTCCTGGATAGCCTTCAATAAGACAATAG tgTCCCCAGTAGTGACTGTTACCTGTGGTGAGGCCTTGGAGGACACCATCAACGCCACATGTTGGGCTTTTGGTTTCTATCCCTGGATTATCTCTCTGACCTGGCTTCAGGATGGGGAACCCCTGAGCCAGGACACACAGCAGTCTGGGAGTCTCTTGCCATATGGGAATGGGACCTACCAGACCTGCGTGTCCACCAGGATTCCTCAAGGACAGGAGCAGAGATTTACCTGCCATGTGCGTCATAGTGGGAAAGAGAGCACTGGCACTGTGCCCTGTG GGTCGACCCTGCTGCTTCAAAGCCGATGGCGAGCCTCTCTAGGTGTGGTTGCTGCTGTTGAtgctattcttcttcttcttctcctttatgTGCTTTGGAGCAACAGGAGGGAGACAATTTCAGCTGCAGAGGGTTCAG CTCAGGAGCTCACAAATCCTGAATCATCAGCAGATGGTGAAGAGGAACCATAA
- the LOC144256567 gene encoding MHC class I polypeptide-related sequence B-like isoform X1 produces the protein MSSLLSIGLCRVLLLLAATAFWAPLCAAAGSHSLRYNLKMRSQNHLVHRQFFAEGLLDDQPFLHYDSERDRAEPQALWAKTVLGAETWNTETQDLAGSGKNLRMTLADIISLQRQKEGSHSLQESWGCEMQKNNRTRGFWDFYYDEEPFLSFHPVTHSWTVHPSSAQTLAMEVKKHWKSDDSPSKAQWAHVQGTICGRLQRYLNSWIAFNKTIVSPVVTVTCGEALEDTINATCWAFGFYPWIISLTWLQDGEPLSQDTQQSGSLLPYGNGTYQTCVSTRIPQGQEQRFTCHVRHSGKESTGTVPCGSTLLLQSRWRASLGVVAAVDAILLLLLLYVLWSNRRETISAAEGSAQELTNPESSADGEEEP, from the exons ATGTCAAGTTTGCTCTCTATTGGGCTGTGTCGCGTCCTGCTGCTCCTGGCCGCAACTGCCTTTTGGGCACCCCTGTGTGCTGCCGCTG GGTCCCATAGTCTTCGTTATAACCTGAAAATGAGATCCCAGAACCATTTAGTGCACAGACAGTTCTTTGCTGAGGGTCTTTTGGATGATCAGCCCTTCCTGCACTATGACAGTGAGAGAGACAGGGCAGAGCCTCAGGCACTATGGGCAAAGACAGTCCTGGGAGCCGAGACCTGGAACACAGAGACCCAAGACTTGGCAGGGAGTGGGAAAAACCTCAGAATGACTCTGGCAGATATCATCAGTCTGCAGAGGCAGAAAGAAG GGTCTCATTCCCTCCAGGAGTCTTGGGGCTGTGAGATGCAAAAGAACAACCGCACCAGGGGCTTCTGGGATTTCTACTATGATGAGGagcccttcctctcctttcatCCTGTGACTCACAGCTGGACAGTGCACCCTTCCTCGGCTCAGACTTTGGCTATGGAAGTCAAGAAGCACTGGAAATCGGATGATAGTCCAAGCAAGGCTCAATGGGCCCATGTGCAAGGAACAATTTGTGGAAGACTCCAGAGATATCTGAACTCCTGGATAGCCTTCAATAAGACAATAG tgTCCCCAGTAGTGACTGTTACCTGTGGTGAGGCCTTGGAGGACACCATCAACGCCACATGTTGGGCTTTTGGTTTCTATCCCTGGATTATCTCTCTGACCTGGCTTCAGGATGGGGAACCCCTGAGCCAGGACACACAGCAGTCTGGGAGTCTCTTGCCATATGGGAATGGGACCTACCAGACCTGCGTGTCCACCAGGATTCCTCAAGGACAGGAGCAGAGATTTACCTGCCATGTGCGTCATAGTGGGAAAGAGAGCACTGGCACTGTGCCCTGTG GGTCGACCCTGCTGCTTCAAAGCCGATGGCGAGCCTCTCTAGGTGTGGTTGCTGCTGTTGAtgctattcttcttcttcttctcctttatgTGCTTTGGAGCAACAGGAGGGAGACAATTTCAGCTGCAGAGGGTTCAG CTCAGGAGCTCACAAATCCTGAATCATCAGCAGATGGTGAAGAGGAACCATAA
- the LOC144256567 gene encoding MHC class I polypeptide-related sequence B-like isoform X4 — translation MGKDSPGSRDLEHRDPRLGREWEKPQNDSGRYHQSAEAERSWTVHPSSAQTLAMEVKKHWKSDDSPSKAQWAHVQGTICGRLQRYLNSWIAFNKTIVSPVVTVTCGEALEDTINATCWAFGFYPWIISLTWLQDGEPLSQDTQQSGSLLPYGNGTYQTCVSTRIPQGQEQRFTCHVRHSGKESTGTVPCGSTLLLQSRWRASLGVVAAVDAILLLLLLYVLWSNRRETISAAEGSAQELTNPESSADGEEEP, via the exons ATGGGCAAAGACAGTCCTGGGAGCCGAGACCTGGAACACAGAGACCCAAGACTTGGCAGGGAGTGGGAAAAACCTCAGAATGACTCTGGCAGATATCATCAGTCTGCAGAGGCAGAAAGAAG CTGGACAGTGCACCCTTCCTCGGCTCAGACTTTGGCTATGGAAGTCAAGAAGCACTGGAAATCGGATGATAGTCCAAGCAAGGCTCAATGGGCCCATGTGCAAGGAACAATTTGTGGAAGACTCCAGAGATATCTGAACTCCTGGATAGCCTTCAATAAGACAATAG tgTCCCCAGTAGTGACTGTTACCTGTGGTGAGGCCTTGGAGGACACCATCAACGCCACATGTTGGGCTTTTGGTTTCTATCCCTGGATTATCTCTCTGACCTGGCTTCAGGATGGGGAACCCCTGAGCCAGGACACACAGCAGTCTGGGAGTCTCTTGCCATATGGGAATGGGACCTACCAGACCTGCGTGTCCACCAGGATTCCTCAAGGACAGGAGCAGAGATTTACCTGCCATGTGCGTCATAGTGGGAAAGAGAGCACTGGCACTGTGCCCTGTG GGTCGACCCTGCTGCTTCAAAGCCGATGGCGAGCCTCTCTAGGTGTGGTTGCTGCTGTTGAtgctattcttcttcttcttctcctttatgTGCTTTGGAGCAACAGGAGGGAGACAATTTCAGCTGCAGAGGGTTCAG CTCAGGAGCTCACAAATCCTGAATCATCAGCAGATGGTGAAGAGGAACCATAA